A single Cellulomonas sp. SLBN-39 DNA region contains:
- a CDS encoding thiomuracin/GE37468 family thiazolyl RiPP peptide → MSNQNALRDLPMDVFELEDQSMDVSSLTAGHGMTEVGASTNCFCYPCCSCSAPSSSA, encoded by the coding sequence GTGAGCAACCAGAACGCCCTTCGGGACCTGCCCATGGACGTCTTCGAGCTCGAGGACCAGAGCATGGACGTCTCCTCCCTGACCGCCGGCCACGGCATGACCGAGGTCGGGGCGTCGACGAACTGCTTCTGCTACCCCTGCTGCTCCTGCTCGGCGCCGTCCAGCAGCGCTTGA
- a CDS encoding HEAT repeat domain-containing protein — protein sequence MEPEQTFVMTATFSPTGDAQVDDALGALTHLDRDVRQAAALRVGELAHPGAAPELVARLWSEQDPFVRETLTWAITRVRSATPLLLEALASTDPGTRERALHVLSKVADPATLDAILPLTSDADPHVAAKARWALTRLGDPRGVPAVVAHLAAGDDTVRNGVTRDLASFGAVAVPALVAVLASGATDNRRHAAEVLCLMGPGAEGATDALSEALDDPDGTVRVSAAMALLDLGTPAALDALSRDTRTQDPRVREIARRAGLRQTGGRRTAARVLADRRRAAGG from the coding sequence ATGGAACCGGAGCAGACGTTCGTGATGACGGCAACGTTCTCGCCCACCGGCGACGCCCAGGTGGACGACGCTCTCGGCGCCCTGACGCACCTCGACCGCGACGTGCGTCAGGCCGCCGCTCTGAGGGTCGGCGAGCTCGCCCACCCGGGCGCGGCACCGGAGCTGGTGGCCCGGCTGTGGTCGGAGCAGGACCCGTTCGTCCGGGAGACGCTCACCTGGGCGATCACGCGCGTCCGGAGCGCCACGCCCCTCCTGCTCGAGGCCCTGGCAAGCACCGACCCCGGCACGCGAGAGCGGGCGCTGCACGTCCTGAGCAAGGTCGCCGACCCGGCCACGCTGGACGCGATCCTGCCGCTGACGTCCGACGCCGACCCGCACGTCGCCGCGAAGGCGCGGTGGGCGCTGACCCGTCTCGGGGACCCCCGGGGAGTCCCCGCGGTCGTGGCCCACCTGGCGGCCGGCGACGACACCGTCCGCAACGGCGTGACCCGTGACCTCGCGTCCTTCGGCGCGGTCGCCGTGCCCGCGCTGGTCGCGGTCCTGGCGAGCGGCGCGACGGACAACCGTCGCCACGCCGCCGAGGTCCTGTGCCTCATGGGTCCTGGTGCGGAGGGTGCGACCGACGCGCTCTCCGAGGCGCTCGACGACCCGGACGGGACGGTGCGGGTGTCGGCGGCGATGGCCTTGCTCGACCTGGGCACCCCGGCCGCGCTGGACGCGCTCAGCCGGGACACGCGGACGCAGGACCCGCGGGTCCGTGAGATCGCGCGCCGTGCAGGGCTGAGGCAGACCGGTGGACGGCGCACCGCAGCGCGGGTGCTGGCCGACCGACGGCGCGCCGCGGGGGGGTGA
- a CDS encoding MerR family transcriptional regulator produces the protein MRYSISQVATISGVSARTLRHYDEIGLLAPQEVSANGYRWYGRSQLRVLQRILLLRDLDVPLPQIKAILAGEDDEAAALRRHLRLVTAERDRLDAIAGTIRRTLDDLEGRRSLPDGEFFRGLQERRAQLAATLRKKFGTALPAHDPWPSGWTRDDYHEAESEARDLYSQLSRARRADLDPTSSAALDIVAAHYEAVRATWPASPEAYHALADLIESDPAQRVVVGGDDPDLPAWLAAGVRAYAVRRLGHRP, from the coding sequence GTGCGGTACTCGATCAGCCAGGTCGCCACGATCTCCGGTGTCTCGGCCCGGACCCTGCGGCACTACGACGAGATCGGGCTGCTCGCGCCGCAGGAGGTCTCCGCCAACGGGTACCGCTGGTACGGCCGGAGCCAGCTGCGCGTGCTCCAGCGGATCCTGCTGCTGCGCGACCTCGACGTCCCGCTCCCGCAGATCAAGGCGATCCTCGCAGGGGAGGACGACGAGGCCGCCGCGCTGCGCCGCCACCTCCGGCTCGTCACGGCCGAGCGCGACCGCCTGGACGCGATCGCCGGCACGATCCGCCGGACGCTGGACGATCTCGAGGGACGTCGCAGCCTGCCCGACGGCGAGTTCTTCCGCGGTCTGCAGGAGCGCCGGGCCCAGCTCGCCGCCACCCTGCGGAAGAAGTTCGGCACCGCGCTCCCCGCGCACGACCCGTGGCCGTCCGGCTGGACGAGGGACGACTACCACGAGGCCGAGTCCGAGGCCCGGGACCTCTACAGCCAGCTGTCGCGCGCCCGCCGGGCCGACCTGGACCCGACGTCCTCCGCCGCGCTCGACATCGTGGCGGCGCACTACGAGGCCGTGCGCGCCACGTGGCCGGCGAGCCCCGAGGCGTACCACGCGCTGGCGGACCTCATCGAGTCCGACCCCGCGCAGCGTGTCGTCGTCGGCGGCGACGACCCCGACCTGCCCGCCTGGCTGGCTGCGGGGGTCCGGGCGTACGCGGTGCGTCGCCTGGGCCACCGACCCTGA
- a CDS encoding expansin EXLX1 family cellulose-binding protein: MNDVPGGRIARRFAVAALVAVAVVLGALTAWSLAGPDERPGRPAASRSPAASPTATTTPTPIRTSAPTSTPTPAPAPTPTAAPEASPSPAPPAAPTTLGDPVTGVATYYTAAGPAGACMPLTFPANGYTAAAGPALFDEGRGCGSWVEVTGARGTVLVKVDNLCPECEAGHLDLSTEAFAAVDDPAKGVVPIVFRVVRDPPVADGLAFKVKDGSSPWWLGLHVDNVGNAVASVEVADGEGAFRPLTRQSWGWTLESSPGAGPYRVRVTDVHGRSAVADGLTLSPGVLQTTTVRLY, translated from the coding sequence ATGAACGACGTCCCGGGCGGGCGCATCGCCCGACGCTTCGCGGTCGCGGCCCTCGTGGCGGTGGCGGTCGTCCTCGGGGCGCTGACCGCGTGGTCCCTCGCCGGGCCCGACGAGCGGCCGGGTCGGCCGGCAGCGTCGCGGTCGCCTGCGGCCTCCCCGACCGCGACGACCACCCCGACGCCCATCCGCACGTCCGCACCCACCAGCACCCCGACGCCCGCACCGGCACCGACGCCGACCGCCGCCCCGGAGGCGTCGCCGAGCCCAGCGCCCCCCGCCGCACCGACGACCCTGGGCGACCCGGTCACCGGCGTCGCCACCTACTACACGGCCGCCGGGCCGGCCGGGGCGTGCATGCCCCTGACCTTCCCCGCGAACGGCTACACCGCCGCCGCGGGTCCGGCGCTGTTCGACGAGGGCCGCGGCTGCGGGTCGTGGGTCGAGGTGACGGGCGCCCGCGGGACCGTCCTGGTGAAGGTCGACAACCTCTGCCCCGAGTGCGAGGCGGGCCACCTGGACCTCAGCACCGAGGCGTTCGCCGCCGTCGACGACCCGGCGAAGGGCGTCGTCCCGATCGTCTTCCGGGTGGTGCGCGACCCCCCGGTCGCCGACGGCCTGGCGTTCAAGGTCAAGGACGGGTCCTCGCCGTGGTGGCTGGGGCTGCACGTCGACAACGTGGGCAACGCGGTGGCGTCCGTCGAGGTCGCCGACGGGGAGGGCGCCTTCCGGCCTCTCACCCGGCAGTCGTGGGGGTGGACCCTGGAGAGCAGCCCGGGCGCCGGGCCGTACCGCGTCCGCGTCACCGACGTCCACGGTCGGTCCGCCGTCGCCGACGGACTCACGCTGAGCCCGGGCGTGCTGCAGACGACCACGGTCCGGCTGTACTGA
- a CDS encoding NAD(P)-dependent oxidoreductase — protein sequence MTRVVVTGGSGKLGRAVVEHLAAHGYDVVNVDTALPPDGQPAVFSRVDLTDLGQVTEALTGIDDRCDGVDAVVHLAAVPAPGLRPSGATFANNVVATHHVFSAARRAGIRNVVWASSETVLGLPFDTPPPYVPVDEEYAVRPESTYSLGKAVEEEMARHFARWDPDLKLIGLRFSNVMEPGDYAAFPGFAADPRSRIWNLWGYIDARDGALAVRLALESDLRGFEAFIIASPDTVLDRPSAELVAEHLPDVPVTRPLQGRETLLSIDKARRLLGYDPQHTWRDEV from the coding sequence ATGACCCGCGTCGTCGTGACCGGCGGGAGCGGCAAGCTCGGACGTGCGGTCGTCGAGCACCTGGCTGCGCACGGGTACGACGTGGTCAACGTCGACACCGCGCTCCCGCCGGACGGTCAGCCGGCGGTGTTCAGCCGGGTCGACCTCACCGACCTGGGCCAGGTGACCGAGGCGCTCACCGGCATCGACGACCGGTGCGACGGCGTCGACGCCGTGGTGCACCTCGCGGCCGTCCCCGCACCGGGTCTGCGCCCGAGCGGCGCGACGTTCGCGAACAACGTCGTCGCGACCCACCACGTGTTCAGCGCCGCCCGCCGCGCGGGCATCAGGAACGTCGTCTGGGCCTCCAGCGAGACCGTCCTCGGTCTGCCCTTCGACACGCCGCCGCCGTACGTCCCGGTCGACGAGGAGTACGCCGTCCGCCCGGAGAGCACCTACTCGCTCGGCAAGGCGGTCGAGGAGGAGATGGCCCGGCACTTCGCGCGCTGGGACCCGGACCTCAAGCTCATCGGCCTGCGGTTCTCGAACGTCATGGAGCCGGGTGACTACGCCGCGTTCCCTGGTTTCGCCGCCGACCCGCGCAGCCGGATCTGGAACCTCTGGGGCTACATCGACGCCCGCGACGGTGCCCTCGCCGTCCGGCTCGCCCTCGAGAGCGACCTGCGCGGGTTCGAGGCGTTCATCATCGCCTCGCCCGACACGGTGCTCGACCGCCCGTCGGCCGAGCTCGTCGCCGAGCACCTCCCCGACGTCCCCGTGACGCGCCCGCTCCAGGGCCGGGAGACGCTCCTGTCGATCGACAAGGCCCGTCGCCTGCTGGGCTACGACCCGCAGCACACCTGGCGCGACGAGGTCTGA
- the idi gene encoding isopentenyl-diphosphate Delta-isomerase: MITEEKVVLLDETGGHVGVANKAEVHTTATPLHLAFSCHVIDDDGRVLVTRRALHKRTWPGVWTNSFCGHPAPDEPMADAVRRRGVDELGLALTEVELVDPDFRYRAVDASGIVENEMCPIYVARTGLAPVANPDEVMDLHWLTPAQLRQAVEGAPFAMSPWLVSSFDRIAGFLEA, translated from the coding sequence GTGATCACTGAGGAGAAGGTCGTCCTGCTCGACGAGACCGGCGGGCACGTCGGCGTGGCGAACAAGGCCGAGGTGCACACCACGGCCACACCGCTGCACCTCGCGTTCTCGTGCCACGTGATCGACGACGACGGGCGCGTCCTGGTGACCCGCCGCGCGTTGCACAAACGCACGTGGCCGGGCGTGTGGACGAACAGCTTCTGCGGGCACCCCGCCCCGGACGAGCCGATGGCGGACGCGGTCAGGCGGCGGGGCGTCGACGAGCTGGGGCTCGCCCTCACCGAGGTCGAGCTGGTCGACCCCGACTTCCGCTACCGGGCGGTGGACGCGTCCGGGATCGTCGAGAACGAGATGTGCCCCATCTACGTCGCGCGCACCGGCCTGGCCCCCGTGGCGAACCCGGACGAGGTGATGGACCTGCACTGGCTGACACCCGCGCAGCTGCGCCAGGCCGTCGAGGGCGCCCCGTTCGCGATGAGCCCGTGGCTCGTGAGCTCGTTCGACCGGATCGCGGGGTTCCTGGAGGCATAG
- a CDS encoding helix-turn-helix domain-containing protein has product MAVRGKVTSPESLGRILQQARLLNGWSQRELAARIGTSQRYIWEIEAGKPSIYTDRLFAVLRETGTELSATIEPRTDRE; this is encoded by the coding sequence ATGGCGGTGCGAGGCAAGGTCACGAGCCCGGAGTCGCTCGGGCGGATCCTCCAGCAGGCGCGGCTGCTCAACGGGTGGAGCCAGCGCGAGCTGGCGGCCCGGATCGGCACGTCGCAGCGCTACATCTGGGAGATCGAGGCCGGCAAGCCGTCGATCTACACCGACCGCCTCTTCGCCGTCCTGCGCGAGACGGGCACCGAGCTGTCTGCGACGATCGAGCCGCGGACCGACCGTGAGTGA
- a CDS encoding type II toxin-antitoxin system HipA family toxin has product MSDLVVELYGSTIGWLTGRGPTFDFVTSPDAIDEFGLDSLVLSVAVPFAAVPARGGRARRQNFFRELLPEGQMLVRLAQQAGVPLYDVVGMLRAYGRDVAGALQIRDPEAPGEPRTPALEPLSQVEVGALLTDVASYPLANKPPTGASTLAGVQDKILLVRTAEGWARALDGYPSTHILKPVSRDHPTIIYDEEYGARLARALGLTSFATTITEFDGVPALVVERYDREVAADGPPRRIHQEDLNQALGLQGDQKYQRYGGKASLARVAHQLTVLGDRAAVRRLARMTVLAVATGNLDMHAKNLALVHRRDGTVDLAPAYDVVPQTHLPNDGELALAVDRTYRHAAVTRANLAAEIGAWGVRDADDLVEATLDEMRDAVAREAPHPRAHPALRDDIARFVSNLLEGHEAGRG; this is encoded by the coding sequence GTGAGTGACCTGGTGGTCGAGCTGTACGGCTCGACGATCGGGTGGCTGACCGGGCGGGGCCCGACCTTCGACTTCGTCACCTCGCCGGACGCGATCGACGAGTTCGGCCTCGACTCCCTCGTGCTCTCCGTCGCGGTGCCGTTCGCCGCCGTGCCTGCCCGGGGCGGGCGGGCGAGGCGTCAGAACTTCTTCCGCGAGCTGCTGCCCGAGGGGCAGATGCTCGTGCGGCTCGCGCAGCAGGCCGGCGTGCCGCTGTACGACGTCGTCGGGATGCTCCGCGCGTACGGTCGGGACGTCGCGGGAGCGCTGCAGATCCGGGACCCCGAGGCCCCCGGCGAGCCGCGGACCCCCGCACTCGAGCCGCTCTCGCAGGTGGAGGTCGGTGCGCTGCTGACGGACGTCGCGTCGTACCCGCTGGCCAACAAGCCGCCCACGGGCGCGTCGACGCTCGCCGGCGTGCAGGACAAGATCCTCCTGGTCCGCACGGCAGAGGGGTGGGCGCGCGCCCTCGACGGCTACCCCTCGACGCACATCCTCAAGCCCGTCTCGCGGGACCACCCGACGATCATCTACGACGAGGAGTACGGGGCCCGGCTGGCCCGCGCGCTCGGGCTCACGTCCTTCGCCACGACGATCACCGAGTTCGACGGCGTCCCGGCGCTCGTCGTCGAACGCTACGACCGTGAGGTGGCCGCCGACGGGCCGCCGCGACGGATCCATCAGGAGGACCTCAACCAGGCGCTCGGCCTGCAGGGCGACCAGAAGTACCAGCGGTACGGCGGCAAGGCGTCCCTGGCGCGGGTGGCCCACCAGCTCACCGTGCTCGGCGACCGCGCGGCCGTGCGCCGTCTGGCGCGCATGACGGTGCTCGCTGTCGCCACCGGCAACCTCGACATGCACGCCAAGAACCTGGCACTCGTCCACCGGCGCGACGGGACGGTCGACCTCGCACCCGCCTACGACGTCGTCCCCCAGACGCACCTGCCGAACGACGGCGAGCTCGCGCTCGCGGTCGACCGGACCTACCGCCACGCTGCAGTCACACGGGCGAACCTCGCCGCGGAGATCGGCGCGTGGGGCGTGCGTGACGCCGACGACCTCGTGGAAGCCACGCTCGACGAGATGCGCGACGCCGTCGCCCGCGAGGCGCCGCACCCGCGCGCCCACCCGGCCCTGCGTGACGACATCGCGCGCTTCGTCTCGAACCTCCTCGAAGGGCACGAGGCGGGACGCGGGTAG
- a CDS encoding macro domain-containing protein — MEIEVVQADITSVEVDVVVTAANSPLIGGGGVDGAVHRVAGPELLKALRPLAPCPVGGAVITPAFRFPPPVRHVVHAVGPRYGVDEPAAELLAGAYRASLALADQVGAESIAFPSLSTGAFQYPRMQACDVSVRALRSATTTVRRCLLVALDLKTARFWERALAR; from the coding sequence GTGGAGATCGAGGTCGTGCAGGCGGACATCACCAGCGTCGAGGTCGACGTCGTCGTCACCGCGGCGAACAGCCCGCTCATCGGCGGGGGTGGTGTCGACGGCGCCGTCCACCGGGTCGCGGGGCCCGAGCTGCTCAAGGCGCTGCGCCCGTTGGCGCCGTGCCCGGTGGGTGGCGCGGTCATCACGCCCGCGTTCCGGTTCCCGCCGCCGGTGCGCCACGTCGTCCATGCCGTCGGCCCGCGGTACGGCGTCGACGAACCCGCCGCGGAGCTGCTCGCCGGCGCGTACCGCGCGAGCCTGGCGCTCGCGGACCAGGTCGGCGCCGAGTCCATCGCGTTCCCGTCGCTGTCGACCGGCGCGTTCCAGTACCCGCGGATGCAGGCCTGCGACGTCAGCGTCCGGGCGCTGCGATCGGCCACCACGACCGTCCGACGCTGCCTGCTCGTCGCGCTCGACCTGAAGACCGCCCGCTTCTGGGAACGGGCGTTGGCGCGGTAG
- a CDS encoding ATP-binding cassette domain-containing protein, which produces MTTFTLLGITKTYPGAEPVHALRGIDLTISPGDFVVVEGPSGSGKSTLLNVLALLDAPTGGRYLIDGQDTADLDERDRARLRGEIFGFVFQGFHLMDHRTVVDNVELGMYYAGVPADVRRERALAALDRVGLASTAHRRASELSGGQRQRVAIARALSVGSGVIVADEPTGNLDTETSQTILGLLRELHQAGTTVVLVTHSPEIAAGAPRRVLVRDGLIVSGPGAAPTTPPRKTPEPVTTQAPRRGLSPLSIARDALASLTSRPGRTAALASSVAVGVALALTTVGLAGSAQAQVSERFDARVNRAVTLTLEVPDPAAGMPVVTDGTAEGVPPDALAALQDLPGVDHAALLTHHDSVDVALPGGLTTGISVFLMGATPDIAQAAELDVRWAGGAPTALRDDEVLLGQTVADALDLGPLDARPAVVIDGRSYVVRGIVDLGIRVTNVAQSVITTADVATGIRRAGTQDVYLVTATGAARQVAQQAPLVLRPQAPDSFVLTVPPDPATLRGEVESDVRTILLVLTGVAILAAVVSLTSTMTMSVLERSREFGMRRAIGARARDVSSLVMTEAALVGATGGAAGAAIGVLALLAITIARRWTPVLDVGHIPLALLGGVAVGMIGGVAASVRARRIQPSEALRS; this is translated from the coding sequence TTGACGACCTTCACGCTCCTCGGCATCACCAAGACCTACCCCGGCGCGGAGCCCGTGCACGCGCTGCGCGGGATCGACCTGACGATCTCGCCGGGGGACTTCGTGGTCGTCGAGGGCCCCTCCGGCAGCGGCAAGTCGACGCTGCTCAACGTGCTGGCCCTGCTCGACGCGCCCACCGGCGGGCGCTACCTCATCGACGGGCAGGACACCGCCGACCTCGACGAGCGCGACCGGGCACGGCTGCGCGGGGAGATCTTCGGGTTCGTCTTCCAGGGCTTCCACCTGATGGACCACCGCACGGTCGTCGACAACGTCGAGCTCGGCATGTACTACGCGGGCGTGCCGGCCGACGTCCGGCGCGAGCGCGCCCTGGCAGCCCTCGACCGTGTCGGACTGGCGAGCACCGCGCACCGCCGGGCGAGCGAGCTGTCCGGCGGGCAGCGCCAGCGGGTGGCGATCGCGCGCGCGCTCTCCGTCGGATCGGGTGTCATCGTCGCCGACGAGCCCACCGGCAACCTCGACACCGAGACCAGCCAGACGATCCTGGGGCTCCTGCGCGAGCTGCACCAGGCCGGGACGACGGTCGTGCTGGTGACGCACTCCCCCGAGATCGCCGCCGGCGCCCCCCGGCGGGTGCTGGTCCGCGACGGGCTCATCGTCTCCGGGCCTGGTGCCGCCCCGACGACCCCACCCCGGAAGACGCCCGAGCCGGTCACGACCCAGGCCCCGCGGCGTGGTCTGTCGCCGCTCTCGATCGCCCGCGACGCACTCGCGTCGCTCACCTCCCGCCCGGGACGCACGGCGGCCCTCGCCTCGTCGGTCGCCGTCGGCGTCGCACTCGCCCTGACGACCGTCGGGCTCGCCGGATCGGCGCAGGCACAGGTCTCCGAGCGTTTCGACGCCCGGGTCAACCGCGCGGTGACCCTCACCCTCGAGGTTCCGGACCCCGCGGCCGGCATGCCGGTCGTCACGGACGGCACCGCCGAGGGCGTACCGCCCGACGCGCTCGCCGCGCTCCAGGACCTGCCCGGCGTCGACCACGCCGCGCTGCTCACGCACCACGACTCCGTCGACGTCGCCCTGCCCGGCGGCCTGACCACCGGCATCTCCGTGTTCCTCATGGGGGCGACGCCCGACATCGCCCAGGCCGCCGAGCTCGACGTCCGCTGGGCGGGCGGGGCCCCGACGGCGCTGCGCGACGACGAGGTGCTCCTCGGGCAGACCGTGGCCGACGCCCTCGACCTCGGCCCCCTCGACGCCCGGCCCGCCGTCGTCATCGACGGTCGCTCGTACGTCGTGCGCGGCATCGTCGACCTGGGGATCCGCGTCACCAACGTCGCCCAGTCGGTGATCACCACCGCCGACGTCGCCACCGGCATCCGCCGCGCCGGCACCCAGGACGTCTACCTCGTGACGGCCACCGGCGCCGCCCGCCAGGTCGCCCAGCAGGCGCCGCTCGTGCTTCGCCCCCAGGCCCCGGACTCGTTCGTCCTCACCGTCCCGCCCGACCCCGCGACCCTGCGCGGCGAGGTCGAGAGCGACGTCCGCACCATCCTGCTCGTCCTGACGGGTGTCGCGATCCTCGCCGCAGTCGTGTCCCTGACCAGCACCATGACCATGTCGGTGCTCGAACGCTCGCGCGAGTTCGGCATGCGCCGAGCGATCGGCGCCCGCGCCCGCGACGTCAGCTCGCTCGTGATGACCGAGGCAGCGCTGGTCGGAGCGACCGGCGGCGCCGCGGGCGCGGCCATCGGTGTCCTCGCCCTCCTCGCCATCACGATCGCCCGCCGCTGGACGCCCGTTCTCGACGTCGGACACATCCCCCTCGCCCTGCTCGGCGGGGTCGCCGTCGGCATGATCGGCGGCGTCGCCGCATCCGTCCGCGCGCGCCGCATCCAACCCAGCGAGGCCCTCCGTAGCTGA
- a CDS encoding peptidoglycan-binding domain-containing protein, which yields MRARRRGTTALVVAVVVVGALGGGWWAATTLQSPAQVAANAAPPPPGDVLAAVTLGELSEQITARSDVVRASATTVGITLGADPQSVVTEVSVPPGSELTAGASALEVNGRPVIATTGAFPYYRDMVEGDTGPDVEQLQRFLVSRGFSTGGIGPFGPQTARAVRELYRAAGYEPLEREGEASADAPPATTETDSAAATEGEAAPAAPVAPKTLVVVPRSELVVVGSLPGVVSATPGLGTVLTADNATLTVGEGAIVAKAKVAVSVLPVLTEGMAVTLVGGDGTLVDGTLGPIPAPPTGADQAPEVEITLSTGPIDAAWLGTNVLTTITVTSVAEEALRVPARAVTLHADGTATVLRQEDDGTFVDVEVRETGRLGGTSAVEPVTAGTLSAGDQVKVG from the coding sequence ATGAGGGCACGTCGACGCGGGACGACCGCGCTCGTGGTCGCGGTCGTGGTCGTCGGCGCGCTCGGCGGCGGGTGGTGGGCGGCGACCACGCTGCAGTCGCCCGCGCAGGTGGCCGCGAACGCGGCCCCGCCGCCGCCGGGCGACGTCCTCGCCGCGGTGACGCTCGGGGAGCTGTCCGAGCAGATCACCGCACGGTCGGACGTCGTGCGCGCGTCAGCGACGACCGTCGGCATCACGCTGGGCGCCGACCCGCAGAGCGTGGTCACCGAGGTCAGCGTCCCGCCCGGGTCCGAGCTCACGGCAGGAGCGTCGGCCCTCGAGGTGAACGGCCGCCCGGTCATCGCGACGACAGGTGCGTTCCCCTACTACCGCGACATGGTCGAGGGCGACACCGGGCCCGACGTCGAGCAGCTGCAGCGCTTCCTGGTCAGCCGGGGGTTCTCCACCGGGGGCATCGGGCCGTTCGGGCCGCAGACCGCGCGGGCCGTGCGCGAGCTCTACCGGGCCGCCGGGTACGAGCCGCTGGAGCGGGAGGGCGAGGCGTCCGCCGATGCGCCCCCCGCGACGACCGAGACGGACAGTGCGGCCGCCACGGAGGGGGAGGCCGCACCGGCCGCACCCGTGGCGCCGAAGACGCTCGTCGTCGTCCCGCGCAGCGAGCTCGTCGTCGTCGGATCCCTGCCCGGCGTCGTCAGCGCAACACCCGGGCTCGGCACGGTGCTGACCGCGGACAACGCCACGCTCACCGTCGGCGAAGGCGCGATCGTCGCCAAGGCCAAGGTCGCCGTCTCCGTCCTGCCGGTACTCACGGAAGGGATGGCCGTGACCCTCGTGGGCGGCGACGGCACGCTCGTCGACGGCACGCTCGGACCGATCCCCGCACCACCGACCGGCGCCGACCAGGCGCCCGAGGTCGAGATCACCCTCAGCACCGGGCCCATCGACGCGGCGTGGCTCGGCACCAACGTGCTGACCACGATCACCGTCACGTCCGTCGCCGAGGAGGCCCTGCGCGTCCCGGCCCGCGCCGTGACCCTGCACGCGGACGGCACGGCAACCGTCCTGCGCCAGGAGGACGACGGCACGTTCGTCGACGTCGAGGTCCGCGAGACCGGCAGGCTCGGGGGCACGAGCGCCGTGGAGCCCGTGACCGCGGGCACCCTCTCCGCAGGGGACCAGGTGAAGGTCGGTTGA
- a CDS encoding peptidase inhibitor family I36 protein, whose product MTLEMTGKTMSFPASHTGRTLRRTLASGMTAAILVLGTTGLATPASAATADCPSGYSCFWGDTGYRTDSVENRLVRFYQCYRDLETATWSGTSSAANDRASSVSNKGQHDPAYYYVDARYRGLFFPLPYGSGDGNLGDSSGNAPANFNDKISSARFASFDTDCE is encoded by the coding sequence GTGACGCTCGAGATGACGGGAAAAACGATGAGCTTCCCCGCAAGTCACACTGGTCGCACCCTGCGCCGAACGCTCGCCTCGGGCATGACGGCGGCAATTCTCGTACTGGGCACCACGGGTCTCGCAACGCCAGCATCAGCAGCAACGGCAGACTGCCCGTCGGGATACTCGTGCTTCTGGGGCGACACCGGCTACCGCACCGACTCGGTCGAGAACCGGCTGGTCAGGTTCTATCAGTGCTACCGCGATCTCGAGACCGCCACCTGGTCAGGTACGAGCTCGGCCGCCAACGACCGTGCAAGCTCGGTCTCCAACAAGGGACAGCATGACCCGGCCTACTACTACGTAGATGCGCGGTACCGCGGCCTCTTCTTCCCGCTTCCTTATGGATCGGGCGACGGGAACCTGGGCGACTCGTCGGGGAACGCTCCGGCGAATTTCAACGACAAGATCTCGTCGGCCAGGTTCGCATCGTTCGACACCGACTGCGAGTAG
- a CDS encoding DUF1905 domain-containing protein translates to MIYRTTVLATGGTTTGIPVPEEVMQALGGGGRPKVVVTIGSFTYRTTVGTRDGRRLLPLSSDRRKESGIAAGDEVEVDLTLDTPA, encoded by the coding sequence ATGATCTACCGCACGACCGTGCTGGCCACCGGCGGTACCACCACGGGCATCCCCGTGCCCGAGGAGGTCATGCAGGCCCTCGGTGGTGGCGGTCGACCCAAGGTCGTCGTCACCATCGGCTCCTTCACCTACCGCACCACCGTCGGCACCCGTGACGGCCGCCGCCTCCTGCCCCTGAGCAGCGACCGTCGCAAGGAGTCCGGGATCGCCGCGGGCGACGAGGTCGAGGTCGACCTCACCCTCGACACTCCCGCCTGA